Proteins encoded by one window of Salvia splendens isolate huo1 chromosome 7, SspV2, whole genome shotgun sequence:
- the LOC121741230 gene encoding actin-related protein 7-like, translating into MDAVVVDVGTKLLKSGFAVPDQPPSMVIPTQMKRVPVDESLKNSSSLENVIVNPVIRGFIRDWDAMEDLLSHVLYSGLGWEIGNEGQILFTEPLATPKAVREQLVQLMFEKFNISGFFASEQAVLSLYAVGRISGCTVDIGHGKMDIASVIEGAVQHISSRRFETGGLDLTNLFAQELGESNPHVNLSFSDVEKLKEQYACCSEDAAAYRRFQQGCSEEQHTLPDGQVIKIGRERYTVGEALFQPTVLGLEAHGIVEQLVCCISTVSTENHRQLLENTVLCGGTASMAGFEERFQKEAALSSSAIRPLVKAPEYMPDNLTSNSAWVGGAILAKVVFPQNQHLTKADYDENGPSIIHRKCF; encoded by the exons ATGGACGCCGTGGTGGTTGACGTTGGAACTAAGCTGCTCAAATCCGGTTTTGCTGTTCCCGACCAGCCTCCTTCTATG GTAATTCCAACACAAATGAAACGTGTACCTGTAGATGAATCCTTGAAGAATTCTTCCTCCCTTGAAAATGTGATTGTTAATCCAGTTATCCGAGGCTTTATTAGAGATTGGGATGCCATGGAAGATTTATTAAGCCATGTGCTGTACTCTGGTTTGGGTTGGGAGATTGGCAATGAGGGGCAAATTTTGTTTACAGAACCACTGGCAACTCCAAAG GCAGTTAGAGAGCAGTTGGTGCAATTGATGTTTGAAAAGTTCAACATCTCAGGCTTTTTTGCATCTGAGCAAGCAGTGCTATCACTTTATGCTGTGGGTCGCATCTCAGGATGCACTGTTGATATCGGCCATGGAAAAATGG atATTGCATCAGTAATAGAAGGTGCTGTTCAGCATATATCTTCTAGACGATTTGAAACAGGTGGTTTGGATTTGACCAACTTATTTGCTCAAGAACTTGGTGAATCCAATCCGCATGTGAACTTAAGCTTCTCTGATGTGGAAAAGTTGAAGGAGCAATATGCCTGCTGTAGTGAGGATGCTGCTGCTTATAGAAGGTTCCAGCAGGGATGCTCAGAGGAGCAACACACTCTGCCTGATGGACAG GTGATAAAAATTggaagagaaaggtatactgtTGGTGAGGCCTTGTTCCAACCAACGGTTTTAGGTTTAGAGGCTCATGGAATAGTTGAGCAGCTGGTTTGTTGTATCTCAACCGTGTCAACTGAGAATCACCGCCAGCTGCTGGAGAATACTGTACTATGTGGTGGAACTGCTTCTATGGCTG GTTTTGAAGAGAGGTTTCAGAAGGAAGCTGCACTCTCCTCCTCCGCCATCCGTCCTCTGGTGAAG GCGCCGGAATACATGCCAGATAATTTGACAAGTAACTCAGCATGGGTGGGAGGAGCCATACTAGCCAAAGTGGTGTTCCCTCAAAACCAACATTTGACCAAGGCTGATTATGATGAAAACGGGCCATCTATTATCCATCGCAAATGCTTTTAA